In the genome of Triticum urartu cultivar G1812 chromosome 5, Tu2.1, whole genome shotgun sequence, one region contains:
- the LOC125511085 gene encoding LOW QUALITY PROTEIN: uncharacterized protein LOC125511085 (The sequence of the model RefSeq protein was modified relative to this genomic sequence to represent the inferred CDS: inserted 2 bases in 2 codons) produces MVAEPLVHKVLAMATATLSNKKAGRKGDKDGASGRVGILSFELANAMSRAASLHRSLSAAEAARLLGPLCLGSHAVRALVPGDDARLLALALAEKLDALNRVAAVAARLGRRCAAPALQGFDHVYADLLAGRSPPSAYPFFAPASHSEAALLRQLDRLAAATAALYAEXDALADLEESXRKLPTDEARRALLQRARWRRQDARRLRDASLWGWTYDKAVLLLARAVCAVYHRICLVFGDPMRGLDLLLVCDHKDRERHQSSQCHDDQNSRQLFSGPVTSAKSGPIIDRVAADADPPHPSRLRSNCGGNMFMECLSLSSSAAWKDDDGLDEDDESFFSGDASSCISAIRSGILVAPPSSGGEEHEAAKNGAGSRRRRSHSHRRFGPKSTVTSLAPASTVGGSALASHYANIIMIVEKLLQYPHLVGSEARDDLYGMLPSSLRSSLRKHLPRNLGIYDAFLAHDWREALEKTLAWLAPMAHNMMRWQADRSFEQQQMEAVQLRGGGNGNVNVLLLQTLYFADRDKTEAVLCELLVGLNYICRYEQQQSALLDCSSSVDFDDCTVEQWHATMHQ; encoded by the exons ATGGTGGCCGAGCCGCTGGTGCACAAGGTGCTCGCCATGGCCACGGCCACCCTCTCCAACAAGAAGGCCGGCAGGAAGGGGGACAAGGACGGCGCCAGCGGCAGGGTCGGCATCCTGTCCTTCGAGCTGGCCAACGCCATGTCGCGCGCCGCCAGCCTCCACCGCTCGCTCTCCGCCGCCGAGGCTGCCCGCCTGCTCGGCCCGCTCTGCCTCGGCTCCCACGCCGTCCGCGCGCTCGTCCCGGGCGACGACGCGCGCCTCCTCGCCCTCGCGCTCGCCGAGAAGCTCGACGCGCTCAACcgcgtcgccgccgtcgccgcgcgCCTCGGCCGCCGCTGCGCCGCCCCGGCGCTCCAGGGCTTCGACCACGTCTACGCCGACCTCCTCGCCGGCCGCTCCCCTCCCTCGGCCTACCCCTTCTTCGCCCCCGCGTCTCACTCCGAGGCGGCGCTCCTCCGGCAGCTCGACCGGCTCGCGGCCGCCACGGCCGCGCTCTACGCCG CGGACGCGCTCGCCGACCTCGAGGAGT GCCGCAAGCTCCCCACCGACGAGGCCCGCCGCGCGCTCCTGCAGCGCGCCCGCTGGCGGCGCCAGGACGCGCGCCGCCTCCGCGACGCTTCGCTCTGGGGCTGGACCTACGACAAGGCCGTGCTCCTGCTCGCGCGCGCCGTCTGCGCCGTCTACCACCGCATCTGCCTCGTCTTCGGCGACCCCATGCGCGGCCTCGACCTCCTCCTTGTTTGCGACCACAAGGACCGAGAGCGCCACCAGAGCAGCCAATGCCACGACGACCAGAACAGCCGGCAGCTCTTCTCCGGCCCGGTCACCTCCGCCAAGTCGGGGCCGATTATCGACAGGGTCGCCGCCGACGCGGACCCGCCACATCCCAGTCGGCTCCGGTCGAACTGCGGGGGGAACATGTTCATGGAGTGCCTGAGCCTGAGCAGCTCGGCGGCATGGAAAGACGACGACGGGCTGGACGAGGACGACGAGTCCTTCTTCTCCGGGGACGCCAGCAGCTGCATCAGCGCGATCAGGTCAGGGATTCTGGTGGCGCCGCCGTCCAGCGGCGGCGAAGAGCATGAAGCAGCCAAGAACGGCGCCGGGAGCAGAAGAAGGAGGTCTCACTCCCACCGGCGGTTCGGGCCGAAGAGCACGGTGACCTCGCTGGCCCCGGCGTCGACCGTGGGCGGGTCGGCGCTGGCATCACACTACGCCAACATCATCATGATCGTGGAGAAGCTGCTGCAGTACCCGCACCTGGTGGGCTCGGAGGCGCGTGACGACCTCTACGGGATGCTGCCGTCGAGCCTCCGGTCGTCGCTCCGAAAACACCTCCCGAGGAACCTGGGCATCTACGACGCCTTCCTGGCGCACGACTGGCGGGAGGCGCTGGAGAAGACGCTGGCCTGGCTGGCCCCCATGGCGCACAACATGATGCGGTGGCAGGCCGACCGGAGCTTCGAGCAGCAGCAGATGGAGGCGGTGCAGCTCAGGGGCGGCGGCAATGGCAATGTCAATGTGCTGCTGCTGCAGACCTTGTATTTTGCCGACCGGGACAAGACGGAGGCGGTGCTCTGCGAGCTGCTCGTGGGGCTCAACTACATCTGCCGCTACGAGCAGCAGCAGAGCGCGCTGCTCGACTGCTCCAGCAGCGTCGACTTCGACGACTGCACCGTGGAGCAGTGGCACGCCACCATGCATCAGTAG